A single Abditibacteriaceae bacterium DNA region contains:
- the carA gene encoding glutamine-hydrolyzing carbamoyl-phosphate synthase small subunit, translated as MKALLILEDGTTFEGKLIGAAGTTTGEVVFNTSMTGYQEILTDPSYAGQLVALTYPLIGNYGVNTDDIESVRPQVAGFVVREMCDEPSNYRSQESGGDYLLANGLTGIEGVDVRALTKILRDSGVMLGMITTEHTREAGLEILRNLPDYDSGTFARDVSTAKAYQWQDAAAASPGEQWELADGKRVVVLDYGTKYNILRSLRERGLEVVVLPCSSTKDEILAWNPDGIMLSNGPGDPRVLEEEAQTIKAISDENPEMPMFGICLGHQLLGQALGGETFKLKFGHRGSNHPVKDLQTGKVHITSQNHGYAVRAESLPEDVEVTHLNLNDNTVEGLRHKTKPAFSVQYHPEANPGPKDNAHLFDRFADMVKEGKK; from the coding sequence ATGAAAGCTCTTTTGATTCTGGAAGACGGAACGACCTTTGAAGGGAAACTCATCGGCGCGGCGGGAACGACAACGGGCGAAGTCGTTTTTAACACGTCGATGACGGGTTACCAAGAAATCCTCACTGATCCGAGCTATGCCGGACAGCTTGTCGCTCTCACCTACCCGCTGATTGGCAACTACGGCGTCAACACTGACGATATCGAGAGCGTTCGCCCTCAAGTTGCGGGCTTCGTCGTCCGCGAAATGTGCGACGAGCCATCGAACTACCGCTCGCAGGAATCCGGCGGCGATTACCTTTTAGCTAACGGTCTTACGGGAATCGAAGGCGTAGATGTGCGCGCGTTAACGAAAATCCTGCGCGATTCGGGCGTCATGCTCGGCATGATTACAACCGAGCACACGCGCGAAGCCGGCCTCGAAATTCTTCGCAACCTACCCGATTACGATTCGGGCACATTCGCTCGCGACGTTTCGACCGCCAAAGCCTACCAGTGGCAGGACGCAGCAGCGGCTTCGCCCGGCGAACAGTGGGAATTGGCCGACGGCAAACGTGTTGTCGTTCTCGATTACGGCACGAAATACAACATTTTGCGTAGCCTGCGCGAGCGCGGTCTAGAGGTCGTGGTTCTGCCATGTTCTTCGACCAAAGACGAAATTCTCGCGTGGAATCCTGACGGAATTATGCTTTCCAACGGCCCCGGCGATCCGCGCGTGCTGGAAGAAGAAGCGCAGACTATTAAAGCCATCAGCGACGAAAACCCCGAAATGCCGATGTTCGGAATCTGTTTGGGCCATCAGCTTCTGGGCCAGGCGCTGGGCGGCGAAACCTTCAAGTTGAAATTCGGCCACCGTGGTTCGAATCATCCCGTCAAAGATTTGCAGACGGGGAAAGTTCACATCACCAGCCAGAATCACGGTTACGCAGTGCGCGCCGAAAGCCTACCCGAAGATGTTGAAGTCACGCATCTCAACCTCAATGACAACACCGTCGAAGGCTTGCGTCACAAAACGAAACCAGCGTTTTCGGTTCAATACCATCCTGAGGCCAACCCCGGCCCCAAAGACAACGCACACCTCTTCGACCGCTTCGCCGATATGGTGAAGGAAGGTAAGAAATAA
- the carB gene encoding carbamoyl-phosphate synthase large subunit translates to MPKRNDIKKVLVIGSGPIVIGQAAEFDYAGTQACASLREEGISVVLVNSNPATIMTDAETADAVYIEPLTVNFIEQVIAKERPDGLLPSLGGQTGLNLAYKLAEAGVLEKYNVELLGTPLDSIKKAEDRDLFKNLMQEIGQPVPVSVICETPEEARVFRDTQPYPLIIRPAYTLGGSGGGIAWNDEQFEQFVRSGLDRSLIHQILLERYLVGWKEVEYEVMRDANDTAITICNMENFDPMGVHTGDSIVVAPSQTLSDREYQMLRTASLDIIRALGIEGGCNVQLALDPHSSDYFVIEVNPRVSRSSALASKATGYPIARVAAKIAIGFHLDEIPNAVTQKTLACFEPALDYCVVKIPRWPFDKFTGSDRRVTTQMKATGEVMSIDRSFESALMKAIRSLEIGVYGLRGKSTARMSEMQIEDGLRVPTDERLFVVTEALRRGMLVEEIHQHSRIDRWFLNKLAKLVDIETSLRGKKFDNVSDADLLAAKKLGFNDRNIAELTGTKEMDVRKRRKALGIMPVYKMVDTCAAEFEAETPYYYSCYDLITE, encoded by the coding sequence ATGCCTAAAAGAAACGACATCAAGAAAGTCTTAGTTATCGGCTCCGGCCCGATTGTCATTGGTCAAGCGGCGGAGTTCGATTACGCCGGAACGCAGGCTTGCGCATCGCTGCGGGAAGAAGGCATTTCGGTTGTGCTCGTCAACAGCAATCCGGCGACGATTATGACCGATGCTGAAACTGCCGACGCGGTTTACATCGAGCCGCTGACGGTGAACTTCATCGAGCAGGTCATCGCCAAAGAACGGCCCGATGGTTTGCTGCCCAGTCTGGGTGGACAAACCGGGCTGAACCTCGCGTATAAGCTTGCCGAAGCAGGCGTGCTCGAAAAATATAATGTCGAGCTGCTGGGCACACCACTCGATTCGATTAAGAAAGCTGAAGACCGCGATCTGTTCAAGAATTTGATGCAGGAAATTGGGCAGCCGGTTCCGGTCAGCGTAATTTGCGAAACGCCCGAAGAAGCGCGCGTTTTTCGCGATACGCAGCCTTATCCACTGATTATTCGTCCGGCTTACACGCTGGGCGGCAGTGGTGGCGGCATCGCGTGGAACGATGAGCAGTTCGAGCAGTTCGTCCGTTCTGGCCTTGACCGTTCGCTTATCCACCAGATTCTGCTTGAGCGTTATCTCGTGGGCTGGAAAGAAGTCGAATACGAAGTGATGCGCGACGCCAACGACACGGCGATCACCATTTGCAACATGGAGAACTTCGATCCGATGGGCGTTCACACCGGCGACTCCATTGTTGTTGCGCCGTCGCAAACGCTTTCCGACCGCGAATATCAAATGCTGCGCACCGCGTCGCTCGACATTATTCGCGCGCTCGGCATCGAAGGTGGCTGCAACGTGCAGCTCGCGCTCGATCCGCATTCCAGCGACTACTTTGTGATTGAAGTCAACCCACGCGTCTCGCGCTCGTCGGCGCTCGCATCGAAAGCGACCGGCTATCCGATTGCTCGCGTTGCGGCGAAAATCGCAATTGGCTTTCACCTCGATGAAATTCCCAACGCCGTCACTCAGAAGACGCTCGCGTGCTTTGAGCCGGCGCTCGATTACTGCGTGGTAAAAATTCCGCGCTGGCCATTTGATAAGTTCACCGGCAGCGACCGTCGCGTTACAACGCAGATGAAAGCAACCGGCGAAGTGATGAGCATCGACCGAAGCTTCGAAAGCGCGTTAATGAAAGCAATTCGCTCTCTGGAAATTGGCGTTTACGGTTTGCGCGGAAAATCGACCGCGCGCATGAGCGAAATGCAAATCGAAGACGGTCTGCGCGTCCCTACCGACGAGCGCTTGTTTGTCGTCACCGAAGCGCTGCGCCGCGGGATGCTCGTCGAAGAAATTCATCAGCACTCGCGCATCGACCGCTGGTTTCTCAACAAGCTCGCGAAGCTCGTCGATATTGAAACTTCGCTGCGTGGCAAGAAATTCGATAACGTTTCTGATGCCGATTTGCTGGCGGCCAAAAAACTGGGCTTCAACGACCGCAATATCGCTGAACTCACCGGTACAAAAGAAATGGATGTACGTAAGCGTCGCAAAGCGCTGGGCATCATGCCGGTTTATAAAATGGTTGATACCTGCGCCGCCGAGTTTGAAGCCGAGACGCCCTACTACTATTCCTGCTACGACTTGATTACGGAATAG
- a CDS encoding glycosyl hydrolase has product MKSIFSLAIVYAVLSCLVSISAAQDKASTPQIIGAGKGSYASFPPAEAGDGPQKTLAKTLYLLDNDKPIPTNDWWTNLLIDKYAGQLWAYPHQVKANPNGIDITFPTRWNSAGTDPVSEFPLGVRGQDFKPADSRAKNWSDWLVSFRMSESADKYFDVTIGRGLPYIWVEFHGVMPQLKAATDAEIFDVTGKEATLPATSNAVGVSYENRTFAVFAPPDTKFTRIDDTINVEFSGATTMLAICPLPSRAAFATFAKFADAIPRDSKLSWDYNAAKGIVTTQWHLETEVWRGTEKRLIQGWLPHHWRETKNDLKLADLEYLSPRGTMKCATGTDFQITYPFGGFPPHLPAPQKTGLANDFDQGRMRDYLKRYATKTERGGDTYWGGKKLTQMAQYMGLAQSMNDPSFETFKTNLREALADWFTYTPGEKERFFARYPKWGALVGFKTSYGSEAFNDHHFHYGYFTQSAALLGIADPQFLKDYGPMVRLVAKEYANWERNDKDFPFLRTFDIWAGHSWAGGFSGGTGNNQESSSEAMQSWSGLYLLGQALGDKEMTATGAMGYAMESRATMEYWFNIHGDNWAPNYPHKVVGMAWSGGNLYGTYFSGDPAWIWGIQWLPMSPALAYLVEDPAFAKKSFGEMWAARKAKEGDVDLNKIGPALGNVILGHAAQVNPDWTAQQMDELWDAKSAVAHDNDTPGLTYYFAHTNRTLGAIAWDYHLSLPLSRVYFNERTKTRTFIAFNPTEAVQTAQVFQNGKQVGVLRVPAHGSVVTTKLEAK; this is encoded by the coding sequence ATGAAATCAATTTTTAGCTTAGCAATTGTCTACGCTGTGCTGAGTTGTCTGGTATCGATCTCTGCGGCGCAAGACAAGGCATCAACTCCGCAAATTATTGGGGCTGGAAAAGGCTCCTACGCTTCCTTTCCGCCCGCTGAGGCCGGAGACGGGCCGCAGAAGACGCTTGCAAAAACCCTGTACCTTCTCGACAACGACAAGCCCATTCCAACCAACGACTGGTGGACGAATCTTCTCATCGATAAATATGCAGGGCAGCTTTGGGCGTACCCCCATCAGGTGAAAGCCAACCCTAATGGCATCGACATTACGTTTCCGACGCGCTGGAATAGTGCCGGCACAGATCCGGTAAGTGAGTTTCCACTCGGTGTTCGAGGCCAAGATTTCAAACCGGCGGATTCGCGCGCCAAGAACTGGAGTGATTGGCTGGTTTCGTTTCGTATGTCCGAAAGTGCCGACAAATATTTCGATGTCACCATTGGTCGTGGCCTGCCCTACATCTGGGTTGAGTTCCACGGCGTTATGCCGCAGCTCAAAGCCGCGACCGACGCAGAGATCTTCGATGTCACAGGAAAAGAGGCCACGCTGCCGGCGACATCAAATGCGGTTGGTGTTTCTTACGAAAATCGCACTTTTGCAGTGTTCGCACCGCCAGATACAAAATTCACGCGCATTGACGACACGATAAATGTCGAATTTTCTGGCGCCACGACGATGCTTGCCATTTGCCCGCTCCCCTCACGCGCCGCATTTGCAACGTTTGCGAAGTTCGCGGACGCCATTCCGCGCGACAGCAAACTTTCCTGGGATTACAATGCGGCAAAAGGCATTGTGACCACACAATGGCACCTCGAAACAGAAGTATGGCGCGGAACCGAAAAGCGATTAATTCAGGGTTGGCTGCCCCATCACTGGCGCGAGACAAAGAACGACCTAAAGCTCGCAGACCTGGAGTACCTTTCACCGCGCGGCACAATGAAATGCGCGACCGGCACCGACTTTCAAATCACCTACCCGTTCGGGGGGTTTCCGCCACATTTACCGGCGCCGCAAAAGACAGGTCTTGCCAACGATTTCGACCAAGGGCGAATGCGCGACTATCTCAAACGCTATGCGACGAAAACCGAGCGCGGGGGCGACACCTATTGGGGTGGCAAGAAGCTCACGCAGATGGCGCAATACATGGGCCTTGCCCAGTCGATGAATGATCCGTCGTTTGAAACATTCAAAACTAATTTGCGCGAAGCGCTGGCCGATTGGTTCACTTACACGCCCGGCGAGAAAGAGCGCTTCTTCGCGCGTTATCCAAAATGGGGCGCGCTTGTCGGCTTTAAAACCAGTTATGGCTCCGAGGCCTTCAACGATCACCACTTTCACTACGGCTACTTTACGCAGTCGGCGGCACTTCTGGGCATCGCCGACCCGCAGTTTCTTAAAGACTACGGCCCGATGGTTCGATTAGTCGCGAAGGAATATGCCAACTGGGAACGCAACGACAAAGACTTCCCGTTTCTGCGCACATTCGACATCTGGGCCGGTCATTCGTGGGCCGGTGGCTTTTCCGGCGGCACCGGCAACAATCAGGAGTCGTCGTCGGAAGCGATGCAAAGTTGGAGCGGACTGTATCTTCTCGGACAAGCGCTGGGCGATAAGGAAATGACGGCGACTGGCGCGATGGGCTACGCAATGGAATCGCGGGCGACGATGGAATATTGGTTCAATATTCACGGTGATAACTGGGCACCGAATTATCCGCACAAAGTTGTGGGAATGGCCTGGAGCGGCGGCAATCTTTACGGCACTTACTTTTCGGGAGATCCGGCGTGGATCTGGGGCATTCAATGGCTGCCGATGTCGCCTGCGCTTGCCTATCTGGTGGAGGACCCGGCGTTTGCGAAAAAAAGCTTCGGCGAAATGTGGGCCGCGCGCAAAGCCAAAGAAGGCGATGTCGATCTGAATAAAATCGGGCCAGCGCTCGGCAATGTTATTCTGGGCCACGCGGCTCAGGTCAATCCCGATTGGACGGCGCAGCAGATGGATGAATTATGGGACGCTAAATCGGCTGTCGCCCACGACAACGACACTCCCGGCCTTACGTATTATTTTGCACACACCAATCGCACACTTGGCGCCATTGCGTGGGATTACCACCTCAGCCTGCCGCTTTCGCGCGTTTACTTCAACGAGCGCACCAAAACGCGCACCTTCATCGCATTTAACCCGACGGAGGCCGTGCAAACGGCTCAGGTGTTTCAGAACGGAAAACAAGTGGGTGTGTTGCGTGTGCCGGCACACGGCTCCGTCGTTACGACGAAATTAGAAGCGAAGTAA
- a CDS encoding dihydroorotase has product MKLLIKNGRVIDPSQNLDAARDIFIEEGRIARVEENITVDGAQVVDATGCIVAPGLLDIHVHGRTPGQEYKEDTRTLSAAAARGGVTTCCVMPNTKPTIDRRSIVEDVLARAKSEGNGVRILPIASVSVDAKNEALAEMAEMKAAGAVAVSDDAFPMQDAGFMLRVFQYAKTCDLLTMLHCEDIALTGGGHAGVGKGGGMMNEGAVSSELGLRGMPRVSEELAVFKACALSKETGARIHVLHTSTAGAVREIRRAKSDGIAVTAEVCPHHFALTDEACRGYNTNAKMNPPLRTKEDIDALIEGLKDGTIDAIATDHAPHATFEKEQEFDRAPFGITGIETMLSLSIKHLVEPKHLTLTEVLAKMTAAPAKIMNLDAGTLQMGARGDVVVFNAEAHWVFDASQSASKSKNSPFDGVEMVGEVQATVANGQVIYQK; this is encoded by the coding sequence ATGAAACTTCTTATCAAAAACGGGCGCGTGATTGACCCGTCGCAAAATCTGGATGCCGCGCGCGATATTTTTATCGAAGAAGGGCGCATTGCGCGCGTTGAAGAAAACATCACGGTCGATGGCGCACAAGTCGTCGATGCAACAGGCTGTATTGTTGCGCCGGGGCTGCTCGATATTCACGTCCACGGGCGCACACCGGGTCAGGAATACAAAGAAGACACGCGAACCTTGAGCGCAGCCGCAGCGCGCGGCGGCGTCACGACCTGCTGTGTAATGCCCAACACAAAACCAACCATCGACCGCCGCAGCATTGTTGAAGATGTGTTGGCGCGGGCTAAAAGCGAAGGCAACGGTGTGCGCATTCTGCCCATTGCGTCGGTTTCGGTTGACGCCAAAAATGAAGCACTCGCAGAAATGGCCGAAATGAAAGCGGCAGGCGCAGTCGCGGTTTCGGACGACGCGTTTCCGATGCAAGACGCCGGTTTCATGTTGCGCGTTTTTCAATACGCCAAAACCTGCGATCTCCTAACGATGCTGCACTGCGAAGACATCGCACTCACTGGCGGCGGCCACGCAGGAGTAGGCAAAGGCGGCGGCATGATGAACGAAGGCGCGGTTTCTTCGGAACTCGGTTTGCGTGGAATGCCGCGCGTTTCGGAAGAACTCGCTGTATTCAAAGCGTGCGCGTTGTCGAAAGAAACCGGCGCGCGCATTCATGTTCTGCACACTTCGACTGCGGGAGCAGTGCGTGAGATTCGCCGCGCCAAATCGGATGGAATTGCAGTCACGGCGGAAGTCTGCCCGCATCATTTCGCACTTACCGACGAAGCATGTCGTGGCTACAACACCAACGCCAAGATGAATCCGCCACTGCGCACAAAGGAAGACATCGACGCTTTAATCGAAGGCTTGAAAGACGGCACCATCGACGCGATTGCCACCGACCACGCGCCACACGCCACCTTCGAGAAAGAACAGGAATTCGACCGCGCGCCGTTCGGCATCACCGGTATCGAAACAATGCTGTCGCTTTCGATAAAGCATCTTGTCGAACCGAAGCACCTCACGCTGACAGAGGTGCTTGCGAAAATGACGGCAGCGCCCGCGAAGATTATGAACCTCGACGCAGGGACGCTGCAAATGGGAGCGCGCGGCGATGTCGTTGTGTTCAACGCCGAAGCCCACTGGGTTTTCGATGCCTCGCAAAGTGCAAGCAAATCGAAGAACTCACCGTTTGATGGCGTTGAGATGGTTGGCGAAGTACAAGCCACAGTCGCAAATGGACAGGTGATTTACCAGAAATAG
- a CDS encoding aspartate carbamoyltransferase catalytic subunit — protein sequence MKLKSQHVLDLQSTGADEIALILETARSFKEILARRVKKVPTLRGRSVVTLFYENSTRTRTSFELAAKIMSAEAINIAVAQSSAAKGESLKDTLLTLDALSADCIVMRHPNSGAPHLAAEHFDGHIINAGDGQHEHPSQGLLDLLTISDHKTKIDGLNVAIIGDVLHSRVARSNVWGLSKLGANVTLCAPDTLLPPVAPDGVRVTSKIDEALEDADVVMTLRLQNERMDGVYLPGAREYSMLYGINEARLKLAKPDAIVMHPGPINRGVEISGEVADGERSVILPQVQNGVAVRMALLYLLLGGEE from the coding sequence ATGAAACTGAAAAGCCAACACGTTCTCGACTTACAAAGCACCGGTGCCGATGAGATCGCGCTCATTCTGGAAACCGCGCGCAGCTTCAAGGAAATTCTGGCGCGTCGCGTCAAGAAAGTGCCGACGCTGCGTGGTCGCAGTGTGGTGACGCTGTTTTACGAAAACTCGACGCGCACGCGCACCAGTTTTGAACTTGCCGCCAAAATTATGAGCGCCGAAGCGATTAACATCGCGGTTGCGCAAAGTTCCGCAGCCAAAGGTGAAAGCCTCAAAGACACGTTGCTCACGCTCGATGCGCTTTCCGCCGACTGCATAGTCATGCGCCATCCGAATTCGGGCGCACCTCATCTGGCGGCAGAGCACTTCGATGGACATATCATCAACGCGGGCGACGGACAGCACGAACACCCTTCGCAAGGATTGCTCGACTTGCTGACAATTAGTGACCACAAGACGAAAATTGACGGCCTCAACGTCGCGATTATCGGTGATGTCTTGCATTCGCGTGTTGCGCGCTCCAATGTTTGGGGGCTTTCCAAACTTGGTGCGAATGTTACGCTCTGCGCGCCTGATACTCTTCTGCCGCCAGTCGCGCCGGATGGTGTGCGCGTCACCTCGAAAATTGATGAAGCGTTGGAAGACGCCGACGTTGTAATGACATTGCGCCTGCAAAACGAGCGCATGGACGGCGTTTATCTTCCCGGCGCGCGTGAATATTCGATGCTTTACGGCATCAACGAAGCGCGGCTCAAGCTGGCAAAGCCCGACGCAATTGTGATGCATCCTGGCCCGATTAATCGTGGTGTCGAAATCTCGGGCGAAGTGGCGGACGGCGAGCGCAGCGTGATTCTGCCGCAGGTGCAAAACGGCGTTGCGGTGCGCATGGCGCTGCTTTATTTGTTGCTGGGAGGCGAAGAATAA
- a CDS encoding glycoside hydrolase family 2 TIM barrel-domain containing protein, which yields MKRTLILSVTASLALALSSCSSAVPIPVKLQQTGGKWQLLRDGKPYFIKGAGGDGDKVALLATGANSSRTWGADGIDNKLDEAQKLGMTVTVGMWLGHKEHGFDYHNKQAVADQLENCKRAIDKYKNHPAVLMWSVGNEMEMQLDENDPAVWLAVEEIAAYAKKVDPNHPTMTVVAEIGGNKVANINKYCPSIDVIGINTYGGGPSIAERYPKAGGVKPYVLTEFGPPGTWESGKNAWGVVPELTSTEKAARYAETWKKTIANQPLSLGGYAFTWGNKQEASATWYGMLLPNGERLAAVDTMQELWSGKPPANRVPEIKAFKVTTPARVQPGATVRAELDVVDPEKDPLKVQWILQLDPATYSVGGATEAVPPTYPEAIVKSDNGSVEVRMPRGGGAYRLFAMAHDNHNGAAVGNISLFVEGNEKPAPPKATKLSLPFDLYKEAGEEARYVASGYMGDVGNIKMTVDDTTKPHTGKTALKAQYTSGAGWGGVVWQSPANDWGAKPGGYDLTGSNRVTFWARGENGGESVSFSLGLIGKEQPYPDTGKGNLDKVILSKDWKQYEISLDGQDLSRIKTGFAWVVGAHGQPITFYLDDIRYEKGDTMNVKKFVATAAVAAGMAGGGAKAAEQAKLPFSVYAEAGDKLSYIPSGYMGDAGNIKMTEDDTTTPHTGKTVIKAQYTTGGGWGGVVWQSPANDWGEQPGGLNLTGAKKLTFWARGEKGGEKVSFSFGILDKAKYPDSGKGEIKDQELTKEWKQFEIDLTGKDLSQIKTGFVWVLGAKGEPVTFYLDDITYQ from the coding sequence ATGAAACGAACACTTATCCTTTCTGTGACTGCTTCTCTGGCCCTAGCCCTTTCATCCTGCAGTTCAGCCGTGCCGATTCCGGTCAAGCTGCAACAAACCGGCGGCAAGTGGCAACTGCTCCGCGATGGCAAGCCCTACTTCATCAAAGGCGCGGGTGGCGATGGCGACAAAGTCGCTTTGCTGGCCACAGGGGCGAATTCTTCACGCACCTGGGGGGCAGATGGCATTGATAACAAGCTCGACGAAGCTCAGAAGCTCGGCATGACAGTCACTGTTGGCATGTGGCTCGGACATAAAGAACATGGCTTCGATTATCACAACAAGCAGGCCGTGGCCGACCAACTCGAAAACTGCAAGCGCGCTATCGACAAATATAAGAACCATCCGGCGGTGCTGATGTGGAGTGTTGGCAACGAGATGGAAATGCAGCTTGACGAGAACGATCCGGCAGTTTGGCTGGCTGTGGAAGAGATCGCTGCTTATGCCAAAAAGGTTGACCCGAATCATCCAACCATGACGGTTGTTGCCGAAATCGGCGGCAACAAAGTCGCGAACATCAACAAATATTGTCCTTCGATCGATGTCATCGGCATCAATACCTACGGTGGAGGCCCATCCATCGCCGAGCGATACCCAAAAGCGGGCGGCGTCAAGCCTTACGTCCTCACCGAATTCGGCCCACCGGGAACCTGGGAATCGGGCAAGAATGCCTGGGGTGTTGTGCCCGAACTGACTTCGACCGAAAAAGCCGCACGCTATGCCGAAACCTGGAAAAAGACCATTGCAAATCAGCCACTTTCGCTCGGAGGCTATGCCTTTACCTGGGGCAACAAACAGGAAGCCAGCGCGACGTGGTACGGAATGTTGCTGCCAAACGGCGAGCGCTTAGCTGCCGTCGATACGATGCAGGAACTCTGGAGCGGCAAGCCTCCGGCGAACCGAGTTCCCGAGATTAAAGCCTTTAAGGTCACGACACCAGCGCGCGTGCAGCCAGGCGCAACGGTGCGTGCCGAACTCGATGTCGTCGATCCTGAAAAAGACCCCCTCAAGGTTCAATGGATTTTGCAGCTCGATCCGGCAACCTACAGCGTCGGCGGTGCGACGGAAGCTGTGCCGCCGACTTATCCTGAGGCTATCGTTAAGTCGGATAACGGTTCGGTTGAAGTAAGAATGCCGCGTGGCGGCGGAGCGTATCGCTTGTTTGCCATGGCGCATGACAACCATAACGGCGCGGCCGTGGGAAACATTTCCCTCTTTGTCGAAGGAAACGAGAAGCCAGCGCCGCCGAAGGCAACCAAGCTGTCACTTCCCTTCGACCTTTACAAGGAAGCTGGTGAAGAAGCACGTTATGTTGCATCCGGTTATATGGGTGACGTCGGCAACATCAAGATGACCGTCGATGACACCACCAAACCGCACACCGGCAAAACCGCGCTCAAAGCGCAATACACATCGGGCGCAGGTTGGGGAGGCGTGGTTTGGCAAAGTCCGGCCAACGATTGGGGCGCGAAGCCCGGCGGTTATGACCTCACCGGTTCCAACCGTGTGACCTTCTGGGCGCGCGGTGAGAACGGAGGCGAAAGCGTCAGCTTTTCGCTCGGCCTTATCGGAAAAGAGCAGCCCTATCCCGATACCGGTAAAGGCAATCTCGACAAAGTCATTTTGTCGAAGGACTGGAAACAATACGAAATCTCGCTCGACGGGCAAGATCTATCGCGCATCAAGACCGGCTTTGCGTGGGTTGTTGGCGCGCACGGTCAGCCGATTACGTTTTACCTCGACGACATTCGATACGAAAAGGGAGACACCATGAACGTGAAAAAATTCGTAGCAACAGCGGCAGTCGCTGCAGGTATGGCCGGCGGCGGAGCCAAGGCCGCAGAACAGGCGAAACTACCGTTTTCAGTTTACGCTGAAGCCGGTGACAAACTCAGCTACATCCCGTCCGGTTACATGGGCGATGCCGGAAACATCAAAATGACCGAAGACGACACGACAACACCACACACCGGCAAGACAGTCATCAAGGCGCAGTACACGACGGGAGGCGGCTGGGGCGGCGTGGTCTGGCAAAGCCCGGCTAACGATTGGGGCGAGCAGCCCGGCGGCCTTAACCTCACCGGTGCAAAGAAGTTGACTTTTTGGGCACGTGGCGAAAAGGGCGGCGAAAAGGTGAGCTTCAGCTTCGGTATCTTAGATAAAGCAAAGTACCCCGATTCCGGTAAAGGTGAAATCAAAGACCAGGAATTGACCAAAGAATGGAAGCAGTTTGAAATTGACTTGACCGGAAAAGACTTGTCGCAAATCAAAACCGGATTTGTCTGGGTTCTCGGCGCCAAGGGCGAGCCGGTTACCTTTTATCTCGACGACATCACCTATCAGTAA
- the pyrR gene encoding bifunctional pyr operon transcriptional regulator/uracil phosphoribosyltransferase PyrR, with amino-acid sequence MAKEPKVRPSGVLLDCDDIARALKRIAHEIAERNRGIEGVVLLGIQTRGVPLAERIAANLKGIEGEVACGALDIALYRDDYATKTPSPHSSRVPFDVSKKTVVLVDDVLFTGRTIRAALDALNDFGRPAAVQLAVLVDRGHRELPIRADFVGKNVPTAREETVVVHLEETDGQDVVSIEK; translated from the coding sequence ATGGCGAAAGAACCCAAAGTGAGACCAAGCGGCGTATTGCTTGACTGCGACGATATTGCCCGTGCGCTCAAGCGCATTGCGCATGAAATCGCCGAACGCAATCGCGGCATCGAGGGCGTGGTGTTGCTCGGCATCCAGACGCGTGGCGTGCCCCTCGCCGAGCGCATTGCGGCCAACTTGAAAGGGATCGAAGGCGAAGTCGCGTGCGGTGCGCTCGACATCGCGCTGTATCGCGACGATTACGCGACAAAAACGCCGTCGCCGCATTCGTCGCGCGTGCCCTTTGATGTCTCGAAGAAAACCGTTGTGCTTGTCGATGACGTGCTTTTCACGGGCCGCACGATTCGCGCGGCGCTCGACGCGCTCAACGATTTCGGGCGTCCAGCAGCGGTGCAGCTTGCCGTTCTCGTCGATAGAGGCCACCGTGAATTGCCGATTCGCGCGGACTTCGTCGGAAAGAATGTGCCGACAGCGCGGGAAGAAACGGTCGTCGTTCACCTGGAAGAAACCGACGGACAAGACGTGGTGAGTATTGAGAAATAG